The following are from one region of the Paraglaciecola sp. L1A13 genome:
- a CDS encoding Nif3-like dinuclear metal center hexameric protein, with the protein MSMNNFRLLTYLDDLLLPQQVNDFCPNGLQIEGKGDVAKIVCAVTASQALIDQAIELKADAIFVHHGFFWKGETANICGMKKNRIAALLKYNINLFAYHLPLDIHPSLGNNAQLGKLLGASQVEPLRVNSGPQGIVMQGKFEPALTPTALADKLNTLLGRVPLHENVNSLPINTVAWCTGGGQGYIEAAAQQGIDAFITGEVSEQTIHIAREMGIHFYSAGHHATERYGAKAIAEYLSAHTSLNAEFIDIPNPA; encoded by the coding sequence ATGAGTATGAATAATTTTCGATTATTGACATATCTCGATGACTTACTGCTACCACAACAAGTCAACGATTTTTGCCCCAATGGCTTACAGATTGAAGGTAAAGGAGATGTCGCTAAAATAGTCTGCGCTGTTACAGCCTCCCAAGCATTAATTGATCAGGCAATTGAGCTAAAAGCGGATGCCATCTTCGTTCATCATGGTTTTTTTTGGAAAGGTGAGACAGCCAACATCTGTGGCATGAAAAAAAATAGAATTGCAGCGCTGTTAAAATATAATATTAATCTTTTCGCCTACCATTTGCCTTTAGATATTCACCCTTCGTTGGGTAATAATGCCCAGCTTGGAAAGTTATTGGGAGCTTCACAAGTTGAGCCTTTGAGGGTTAATTCAGGGCCACAAGGGATTGTTATGCAGGGTAAGTTTGAACCTGCGCTTACTCCCACTGCACTCGCCGATAAACTCAATACGTTATTAGGCCGCGTACCCCTACATGAAAATGTAAATAGTTTACCAATCAATACAGTCGCTTGGTGCACAGGGGGCGGCCAAGGTTACATTGAAGCTGCTGCGCAGCAGGGTATAGATGCCTTTATTACCGGTGAGGTATCAGAGCAAACGATCCATATCGCCCGTGAGATGGGTATACATTTCTACAGTGCAGGCCATCATGCGACTGAGCGTTATGGGGCTAAAGCCATCGCTGAATATTTGTCAGCGCATACATCCCTTAATGCCGAATTTATTGATATACCCAACCCAGCCTAA
- a CDS encoding methyltransferase domain-containing protein produces MHSDKCDQNFDAIANKFEKNIYGTSKGRLRHELLKYHLHKDVDFSQLNSALDAGGGTGEMSRVLLDNGLTVTLSDISQETLDMAKVKCQNASQLTLLHSDILGLPDTQYDLVVCHAVLEWLNDPFINIRKLIAMTKVGGYFSLSFFNKDAQTLGNLLYGNFDYVKQGMKVKNQVRLSPNKPLEPRVVLEFLRDQNVTITNMAGIRCFHDYLKDPQMQQTHYEQLKESEITFGDKEPFLWLGKYFHILMRRES; encoded by the coding sequence ATGCACAGTGATAAATGCGATCAAAATTTTGATGCCATCGCGAATAAGTTCGAAAAAAATATTTATGGCACTAGCAAAGGGCGTTTACGTCATGAGTTGTTAAAGTACCATCTTCACAAAGACGTAGATTTCAGTCAGTTAAACTCTGCACTTGATGCAGGCGGTGGCACCGGGGAAATGTCTCGCGTTCTGCTGGATAACGGGCTAACGGTTACCTTGAGTGATATTTCGCAAGAAACATTGGATATGGCAAAGGTGAAATGTCAAAACGCCAGTCAGTTAACGCTTCTTCACAGCGATATCTTAGGGTTACCGGATACTCAATACGATTTGGTCGTTTGTCATGCTGTACTGGAGTGGTTAAACGATCCCTTTATCAATATTCGCAAGTTGATTGCTATGACGAAAGTGGGCGGATATTTCTCGCTGTCCTTTTTTAATAAAGATGCGCAAACGCTTGGTAATTTATTGTATGGGAATTTCGATTACGTTAAACAAGGTATGAAGGTCAAAAATCAAGTAAGGCTTAGTCCGAACAAGCCTTTAGAGCCGCGAGTGGTTCTCGAATTTTTGCGCGATCAAAATGTCACAATCACTAATATGGCAGGGATCCGCTGCTTTCATGACTATTTAAAAGATCCCCAGATGCAACAGACTCATTACGAACAACTTAAAGAGTCAGAAATTACCTTTGGTGATAAGGAGCCATTTCTTTGGCTAGGCAAGTACTTTCATATTTTAATGCGCAGAGAAAGCTAA
- a CDS encoding glutathione peroxidase: MKPLNNIYQFAAKHNNGHGLSLDIYHGKVLLVVNTASNCGFTPQYAGLQALQEKFHSQGFEVLAFPCDQFGHQEPGDDENIAQFCSTKFDITFPLFAKVEVNGINAHPLFIYLKKHAPGLFGSTRIKWNFTKFLVDSQGNVFKRYAPKTKPSQIEQDIAELLAN, encoded by the coding sequence ATGAAACCGTTGAATAACATTTATCAATTCGCTGCAAAGCATAATAATGGCCATGGTCTTTCTCTTGATATCTATCACGGCAAGGTATTGCTAGTCGTTAACACGGCCAGTAATTGTGGCTTTACACCTCAATACGCTGGCTTACAGGCGCTTCAGGAGAAGTTTCATTCCCAAGGGTTTGAAGTGCTCGCCTTCCCTTGTGATCAATTCGGTCATCAAGAACCAGGCGATGATGAGAACATCGCGCAATTTTGTAGTACAAAATTTGACATAACGTTTCCGCTTTTCGCGAAGGTTGAAGTTAACGGGATTAATGCACACCCTTTGTTTATATATCTTAAAAAGCATGCACCAGGTCTATTCGGCTCAACCCGCATAAAATGGAACTTCACAAAGTTTTTAGTCGACAGTCAAGGTAACGTGTTTAAACGTTATGCCCCAAAAACTAAACCGTCTCAAATTGAGCAGGATATCGCTGAGTTATTAGCAAATTAA
- a CDS encoding NAD(P)-dependent oxidoreductase: MAIKVAFIGLGVMGFPMAGHLAKAGYDVTVFNRTQSKAQAWLKAYSGQSELTPSLAAQSADVIFICVGNDDDLRAVVCGEHGILASAKKGCVIVDHTTASADVARELAKLCDTKGIDFLDAPVSGGQAGAENGQLTIMLGGEKTSFERISSIIEVYARFSRLLGPVGSGQLAKMMNQICIAGVVQGLAEALHFGQHAGMDCQAVIDVISKGAAQSWQMENRAKTMIDGKYEFGFAVDWMRKDLNIALNEARKNGSTLALTALVDQFYADVQRQGGNRFDTSSLLARLHKS, from the coding sequence ATGGCAATAAAAGTAGCGTTTATCGGACTTGGTGTAATGGGATTTCCTATGGCCGGTCACCTTGCGAAGGCGGGTTACGATGTTACCGTATTCAACCGCACGCAATCTAAAGCTCAGGCTTGGTTAAAGGCTTATTCGGGCCAGTCTGAACTGACGCCCAGTTTGGCTGCCCAAAGCGCTGACGTTATATTTATCTGTGTGGGTAATGATGATGATTTACGAGCCGTGGTATGTGGTGAACATGGCATATTGGCTTCTGCCAAAAAAGGTTGCGTAATTGTTGATCACACGACGGCCTCGGCTGATGTGGCCCGAGAATTGGCTAAATTGTGCGATACTAAAGGGATAGACTTTCTCGATGCACCTGTATCAGGTGGGCAAGCTGGTGCCGAGAATGGTCAGCTAACCATTATGTTAGGTGGGGAAAAGACAAGTTTTGAACGTATCAGTTCTATTATCGAAGTATACGCACGATTTAGTCGTTTACTGGGTCCGGTGGGTAGCGGCCAATTAGCGAAAATGATGAATCAAATCTGTATAGCCGGTGTTGTCCAAGGCTTAGCGGAAGCATTACATTTCGGTCAACATGCTGGTATGGACTGCCAAGCGGTGATAGACGTTATTTCCAAAGGCGCTGCACAGTCATGGCAGATGGAAAATCGCGCAAAAACAATGATTGATGGAAAATATGAATTTGGATTTGCCGTGGATTGGATGCGTAAAGACCTGAATATAGCGCTCAATGAAGCGCGTAAGAACGGCAGCACACTAGCATTAACGGCGTTAGTCGATCAATTTTATGCAGACGTGCAGCGTCAGGGTGGAAATCGCTTCGACACATCCAGCTTACTCGCTCGTTTACATAAATCATAA
- a CDS encoding DUF342 domain-containing protein — MEGIILQVDESDTHLNVQIKPEELQGNLDVKSLLNAIKNSEFGDFYINDEAVLKLLANLQKAIKNESNDTLIEQVGERRDNDVKCKIEEGLLSATLSITKGYGASQLTIEDLVNLAENNKVQRGLSRKRVYALHETYLVAKPGEIVSATIAKGLPAKNGRSSKLQPLVQNALDRILRPQTSHHGRVDMRNLGDIICVKAGTELLRRLPPSNGRPGYTVTGEVITPKAGEWQTLRPGDGTVISANDDNLLLAEISGMPKFKDEKMWVDDTYICKGVNVGSGNVNYDGAVLVNGDVTEKMEIIATGDVTVNGFVESATIHAGGDIIITEGAMGKVNDAGTEYSTILRAKGSIHIQHGQGLDIKCDGGVTIGRQLAFSKIVCKKEMFVGPIDKPNGNLFACSIFSQNRVQAGTFGAVSGSNLTLDFSEGFNSLLARKDSLDELVRQIRQNCSRHADRMKIINSKFIPDDLRDKVNAAQELFDNESQLMQWLEQKAVELTANKDEYQQNIMLVANKRIYPGVVVKLNNRTWRAEREYSKAKVSFQGHQWQCESVTT; from the coding sequence ATGGAAGGAATAATCTTACAGGTTGATGAATCTGATACACATTTGAATGTACAGATTAAGCCTGAAGAGTTGCAAGGTAATCTAGATGTAAAGAGTTTGCTAAACGCTATCAAAAATAGCGAGTTTGGTGATTTTTATATTAACGATGAAGCCGTTCTTAAGCTATTAGCGAATTTACAAAAGGCAATTAAAAATGAATCTAACGATACGCTAATTGAACAGGTTGGCGAACGGCGAGATAACGATGTTAAATGTAAAATTGAAGAAGGCCTGCTCAGTGCGACCCTATCGATTACTAAAGGCTACGGCGCATCACAGTTAACCATTGAAGACTTAGTCAATCTCGCCGAAAATAATAAAGTGCAGCGGGGACTCAGTCGTAAACGTGTTTACGCGCTGCATGAAACATATTTAGTAGCTAAGCCTGGTGAAATTGTTTCTGCCACTATTGCCAAAGGATTACCGGCTAAAAACGGCCGTTCATCAAAATTACAGCCCTTAGTACAAAATGCTTTAGATCGTATTCTACGTCCCCAAACATCTCATCATGGCCGTGTTGATATGCGCAATTTAGGTGACATTATCTGCGTTAAAGCTGGTACTGAATTGCTTCGGCGCTTGCCGCCCTCTAACGGACGTCCTGGCTATACAGTCACAGGCGAAGTGATAACACCTAAAGCTGGCGAATGGCAAACGCTTCGCCCAGGTGACGGGACTGTCATTAGTGCCAACGACGATAATTTACTTCTTGCCGAAATTTCTGGTATGCCAAAATTTAAAGATGAGAAAATGTGGGTCGATGACACCTATATCTGTAAAGGTGTCAACGTAGGCTCAGGTAATGTCAATTATGATGGTGCAGTATTAGTTAACGGCGATGTCACAGAGAAAATGGAGATTATTGCCACAGGAGATGTCACCGTAAATGGTTTTGTTGAATCCGCAACTATCCATGCGGGCGGCGATATTATTATTACTGAAGGTGCAATGGGAAAGGTCAATGATGCAGGTACCGAATACAGCACCATTTTACGCGCCAAAGGCAGTATTCATATCCAACATGGGCAAGGTCTAGATATAAAATGCGACGGAGGCGTCACCATAGGCCGTCAGTTAGCGTTTAGCAAAATTGTGTGCAAGAAGGAGATGTTTGTCGGTCCTATCGATAAGCCTAACGGTAATCTATTCGCTTGCAGTATATTTAGTCAAAACCGTGTTCAGGCAGGTACGTTTGGCGCGGTGTCTGGTAGTAATCTAACATTAGATTTCAGTGAAGGATTCAATAGTCTGCTCGCTCGCAAAGATTCGTTAGATGAGTTGGTTAGGCAGATAAGGCAGAACTGCAGCCGTCATGCTGATCGAATGAAAATTATTAATAGTAAATTTATTCCAGATGATTTACGCGACAAAGTTAACGCTGCCCAAGAATTGTTCGATAATGAATCTCAGCTTATGCAGTGGTTAGAGCAAAAGGCTGTCGAACTAACTGCTAACAAAGACGAATATCAACAAAATATAATGCTGGTAGCAAATAAGCGAATTTACCCAGGTGTGGTAGTTAAATTGAATAACAGAACTTGGCGAGCAGAGCGAGAGTATTCAAAAGCAAAAGTTAGTTTTCAGGGCCATCAATGGCAATGTGAGTCCGTTACCACTTAA
- the sbcB gene encoding exodeoxyribonuclease I — protein sequence MSSPSIYWHDYETWGVNPQKDPACQFAGIRTDLDLNIISKPLMIFNQIPNDYLPNPQACLITGITPQQSLRAGMIEPEFIAKIHQEFSQAETCVAGYNNIRFDDEVTRYTLYRNFYDPYAREWQNGNSRWDIIDLVRACYALRPDGIEWPLKEDGSPSFKLEDLSKANNIEHSAAHDAMSDVHATIGMAKLVKKAQPKLYDYIFNLRLKKNVIALLDTNNHTPLVHISSKLPAIQGCCTWIAPIAQHPTNKNAYIVVNLDLDIQPLLLLSVEEIISKLYTPSSKLDEGEQRLPIKLIHVNKSPVLAPAKSLSEENAQRLGIDRPACLRNLQLLKQHPEIVEKLIEVHNEGRSSKDLEADHALYTGGFFSPADRALMNQVLVSSPEHLSDLKLPFEDPRLTTLLFFYKARNFPNTLNEQELQRWKNHRTFRLMDDSSPASITMNDYIQSLELLSQQYQSNEDKLTILKALYKYAEQL from the coding sequence GTGTCTTCACCCTCTATTTATTGGCACGATTATGAAACTTGGGGTGTCAACCCCCAAAAAGATCCGGCTTGTCAATTCGCTGGTATTCGTACAGATCTTGATTTAAACATCATTTCTAAGCCTCTGATGATTTTCAATCAGATCCCAAATGATTACTTACCTAATCCACAGGCTTGTTTGATCACAGGAATTACGCCGCAACAAAGTTTACGAGCAGGCATGATAGAGCCCGAATTTATCGCTAAGATACATCAAGAGTTTAGCCAAGCCGAAACATGTGTTGCTGGCTACAATAACATTCGGTTTGATGATGAAGTTACACGCTACACGTTGTACCGTAATTTTTATGACCCCTATGCGCGTGAATGGCAAAACGGTAACAGCCGTTGGGATATTATAGATTTAGTCAGAGCCTGCTATGCGTTGCGTCCTGATGGTATTGAATGGCCACTAAAAGAAGATGGCAGTCCAAGTTTTAAATTGGAAGACTTAAGTAAGGCAAATAATATAGAGCACAGTGCCGCTCACGATGCGATGTCCGACGTTCACGCTACGATAGGCATGGCGAAGTTAGTCAAAAAGGCACAACCCAAACTATATGACTATATCTTTAATTTAAGACTAAAAAAGAATGTTATTGCGCTTCTTGATACCAATAATCATACGCCTTTGGTGCACATATCATCAAAGTTGCCTGCCATCCAGGGGTGTTGTACGTGGATTGCGCCGATCGCGCAGCATCCGACTAATAAAAATGCCTATATAGTCGTAAATTTAGACCTCGATATTCAGCCCCTGCTGTTGCTGTCTGTAGAGGAAATCATCAGCAAGCTTTATACGCCAAGTAGTAAGCTCGACGAAGGAGAGCAACGTTTACCGATTAAGCTCATTCATGTGAATAAGAGCCCCGTATTGGCGCCAGCCAAATCACTAAGTGAAGAAAATGCTCAGCGGCTAGGTATCGATCGCCCCGCTTGTTTAAGAAACTTACAATTACTGAAACAACATCCTGAGATTGTTGAAAAGCTAATAGAAGTTCATAATGAGGGCCGCTCAAGTAAAGACCTCGAAGCAGATCATGCTTTATATACCGGCGGATTTTTTAGCCCTGCTGATCGCGCATTAATGAACCAAGTGTTAGTAAGCAGCCCAGAGCACCTGTCTGACCTGAAATTGCCTTTTGAAGATCCAAGGCTTACCACCTTATTGTTCTTTTATAAGGCACGTAACTTCCCAAATACATTGAATGAACAGGAACTTCAGCGCTGGAAAAATCATCGCACATTCCGTTTGATGGACGATAGTTCGCCAGCCAGTATCACAATGAACGATTATATTCAGTCCCTTGAATTGTTGTCACAACAGTATCAATCAAATGAAGACAAATTAACCATACTCAAGGCATTATATAAATATGCAGAACAGCTTTAA
- a CDS encoding CBS domain-containing protein yields the protein MQSLRVSDYMNCRPVTFSIEMSVAEAVERLLQSGQTGGPVVDDHNRVVGFLSEQDCLVRMIESSYYREQVCRVKDIMQTEVISIRSYVSVIEQAQKMLVAKPKVYPIVDDDGYLMGTINRSQLLNAIDMQLRDGYRIAG from the coding sequence ATGCAATCATTACGAGTTAGCGATTATATGAATTGCCGCCCAGTGACCTTTTCTATTGAAATGTCTGTAGCTGAAGCCGTTGAGCGTCTATTACAGAGTGGCCAAACAGGGGGGCCTGTGGTTGATGATCATAATAGAGTTGTTGGATTTTTATCCGAGCAGGACTGTTTAGTGCGCATGATCGAATCGAGTTATTATCGTGAGCAGGTTTGTAGAGTAAAAGACATTATGCAGACAGAGGTGATATCCATTCGATCTTATGTATCGGTTATCGAGCAAGCTCAAAAAATGCTTGTGGCCAAGCCTAAGGTGTATCCGATAGTTGATGATGATGGATATCTTATGGGTACGATTAACCGTTCTCAACTATTGAATGCCATTGATATGCAACTCCGAGATGGTTATCGAATAGCTGGTTAG
- the hrpA gene encoding ATP-dependent RNA helicase HrpA produces MSSHVPETENTHLNSAQINALSDQCMLADRFRIRRRFQQIQRFDTEKKNEGLAKLSKDIERSVLLREQRQINLPKIDYPDLPVTEQKDKIAEAIRDNQVVIIAGETGSGKTTQIPKICLELGRGVAGLIGHTQPRRLAARSVANRIAEELHTELGNEVGFKIRFSDQVSERTYVKLMTDGILLAEIQQDSYLKKYDTIIIDEAHERSLNIDFILGILKQLLPKRPDLKLIITSATIDPERFSKHFDNAPIIQVSGRTFPVEMRYRPLLDDSQENDRDQAQAIIDAVNELGQHSQGDILVFLSGERDIRDMADALTRQQFRHTEVVPLYARLSAAEQNKIFQTHSGRRIVLATNVAETSLTVPGIKYVIDPGTARISRYSVRSKVQRLPIEAISQASANQRAGRCGRVSNGICIRLYSEEDFNNRDEFTDPEILRTNLASVILQMLALGLGKIDQFPFVQMPDSRSINDGFNLLEELGGVEKNTGRLSLTTIGRQMARLPIDPRYARMIVEAEKQNSMRDVTVITAGLSIQDPRERPQDKRQAADEKHQAFANKDSDFLALLTIWHEFKAKQTELTNNQLRKWCKQHFINYLRMREWQDIVSQLKKSIAELGFRISQAEADYQAIHQAMAAGLLSHIGNKDKNKEYLGARNSRFMLFPGSGIAKTSPKWLMVAELVDTSRLFGRMGAKIEPQWLESLAPHLIKRNYSEPHWSKKQGVAQAFESVTLYGLPLVTKRRVAYSQIDPVVSREIFIREALVNQDTKLQYDFLIENQLEVDEIKGLEDKTRRRDLLVDEDALVDFYAEHIPSHVCSEASFKKWWSKARTLSPDLLTYSKQMLLKNSPSKAHEYDFPETWQQGNLTLRLDYHFNPTDVDDGVSLLVPLSLLNQLTISGFDWLVPGLRSELIITLIKLLPKRLRRNFVPAPNYAEACLADITPIDSHGQSVTFLSALSLKLKRMTGVDVSGDDWQIDNLPLHLRFNFKVLDENNSVLKQGRDLLGLQHELQGKVKQSLSSIAKPGLEKTGITQWDFDTLPKEYVSKQSGFNVKAYPALVPEKSSVAIKLFDKPHIAESSHQLGLRQLISLSIPSPIKYLHAKLPNKAKLGLYFNPFGRIDALIDDVIAAAIDELIKQYQSQHEEIRTALDFEACCTYVRSDINDHVLAIAQKVEVGLTKAHQIKKKMKGNVPLSMINAYGDIKQHLDSLVFSGFVSDIGSERLNDWQRYIEGIARRIEKLPIDPTKDRLHQLNVEKVQQAYTNRLQKIPAGVPLPQELAEVRWMIEELRVSFFAQQLGTAMPISTKRIINQLEAAT; encoded by the coding sequence TTGTCTTCACATGTTCCTGAAACAGAAAATACCCACTTGAACTCTGCCCAAATAAACGCATTGTCAGATCAATGCATGTTGGCCGACCGTTTTCGTATTCGTCGTCGTTTTCAACAAATTCAACGCTTTGATACCGAGAAGAAAAACGAAGGTCTCGCCAAACTTAGCAAAGATATTGAACGCTCAGTATTATTGCGTGAACAGCGTCAAATCAATCTTCCTAAAATTGATTATCCTGACTTACCCGTTACGGAACAAAAAGATAAAATTGCCGAGGCGATCCGCGATAACCAAGTCGTGATTATTGCCGGTGAAACAGGATCAGGTAAAACCACACAAATTCCCAAAATATGTCTAGAATTAGGTCGCGGTGTCGCAGGACTCATTGGACACACCCAACCCAGAAGGTTAGCGGCGAGAAGTGTAGCGAATCGTATTGCCGAAGAACTGCACACCGAACTAGGTAACGAAGTCGGATTTAAAATACGTTTCTCTGATCAGGTCAGTGAGCGTACTTATGTGAAGTTGATGACTGACGGTATTTTACTTGCGGAGATTCAACAAGATAGCTACTTAAAAAAGTATGACACCATTATTATCGATGAGGCTCATGAGCGAAGTCTCAACATTGATTTTATTTTGGGGATCCTAAAGCAACTATTACCCAAACGTCCGGATTTGAAATTAATCATCACATCGGCGACTATCGACCCGGAACGCTTTTCTAAGCATTTTGACAATGCACCGATTATACAGGTTAGTGGACGAACCTTTCCCGTGGAAATGCGCTATCGTCCTTTACTCGACGACAGTCAAGAAAATGATCGAGACCAAGCACAAGCAATAATTGATGCAGTTAATGAGTTAGGGCAGCACAGCCAAGGCGATATTCTAGTATTCCTTAGCGGTGAACGAGATATTCGTGATATGGCTGATGCCCTTACGCGGCAACAATTTAGGCACACAGAGGTGGTGCCTTTATACGCTAGGTTATCAGCCGCAGAACAAAATAAAATATTTCAAACCCACTCAGGTCGCCGAATTGTATTGGCCACAAACGTAGCCGAAACATCCCTTACGGTGCCTGGTATTAAATATGTTATAGACCCAGGAACGGCGCGTATTTCTCGTTATAGTGTGCGCAGTAAAGTCCAACGATTACCCATTGAAGCTATTTCACAGGCGTCGGCCAATCAACGGGCAGGTCGGTGCGGACGAGTATCCAACGGTATCTGTATTCGCTTGTACAGCGAAGAGGATTTTAATAACCGTGATGAATTCACTGATCCAGAAATATTAAGAACAAATTTAGCTTCCGTTATTTTGCAAATGTTGGCCTTGGGGCTTGGCAAAATTGATCAATTTCCCTTTGTACAAATGCCAGACTCACGCAGTATAAACGATGGATTTAATCTATTGGAGGAGTTAGGTGGGGTTGAAAAAAATACCGGCCGCCTAAGTTTAACCACTATTGGTCGTCAAATGGCACGCTTACCTATTGACCCAAGATATGCCCGAATGATTGTTGAGGCTGAAAAACAAAATAGTATGCGTGATGTCACAGTGATTACCGCTGGGCTAAGTATTCAAGACCCTCGAGAACGACCTCAAGACAAACGCCAGGCTGCTGATGAAAAACATCAGGCATTCGCCAATAAGGACTCGGACTTTCTCGCCTTATTAACCATTTGGCATGAATTTAAAGCTAAACAGACCGAACTAACTAATAACCAACTGCGCAAGTGGTGTAAGCAACATTTTATTAATTACCTGCGTATGCGTGAATGGCAAGATATCGTCAGTCAATTGAAAAAATCAATCGCAGAGCTTGGCTTTAGAATTAGTCAGGCAGAAGCAGATTATCAGGCTATTCATCAAGCTATGGCGGCAGGACTGCTGTCTCATATTGGGAATAAAGATAAAAACAAAGAATATCTGGGTGCGCGTAACAGCCGATTTATGCTTTTTCCTGGCTCTGGCATTGCCAAAACTAGCCCGAAATGGCTGATGGTTGCGGAACTTGTTGATACCTCGCGCTTATTTGGTCGTATGGGCGCCAAGATTGAACCTCAATGGCTAGAATCTTTAGCACCTCATCTTATCAAGCGTAATTATAGTGAGCCTCATTGGTCGAAAAAGCAGGGCGTCGCCCAAGCATTCGAGAGTGTTACCTTATATGGCTTACCCTTAGTCACAAAGCGCAGGGTAGCATACAGTCAAATTGATCCTGTTGTTAGTCGAGAAATATTTATCCGTGAAGCGCTTGTCAACCAAGACACTAAGCTGCAATACGATTTTCTAATTGAAAACCAACTCGAAGTAGATGAAATAAAGGGCCTGGAGGATAAAACTCGTCGCCGTGACTTGTTGGTTGACGAAGATGCATTGGTTGATTTTTACGCCGAACATATTCCCAGTCACGTTTGCAGTGAAGCCAGTTTCAAAAAGTGGTGGAGCAAAGCTCGCACCCTTTCACCTGATTTACTGACATATTCAAAGCAAATGCTGCTAAAAAATTCGCCATCGAAGGCTCACGAATATGATTTTCCTGAAACATGGCAACAAGGAAACTTGACGTTACGACTTGATTATCACTTTAACCCAACGGATGTCGATGATGGGGTGAGTTTATTGGTACCCCTATCGCTGTTGAATCAACTAACGATTAGCGGTTTTGATTGGTTGGTGCCTGGATTGCGTAGCGAGTTAATTATTACTCTTATTAAATTACTTCCTAAGCGTCTTCGACGAAACTTTGTGCCAGCACCTAATTATGCCGAAGCATGTTTAGCAGATATCACTCCAATTGATTCCCATGGCCAATCTGTGACGTTTCTTTCGGCGCTAAGTCTGAAATTAAAACGGATGACAGGAGTGGACGTTTCTGGTGATGATTGGCAAATAGATAACTTACCTTTGCACTTGCGATTTAATTTCAAAGTGTTAGATGAGAACAATAGCGTTCTTAAGCAAGGAAGGGACTTACTGGGCTTACAACACGAACTGCAAGGTAAAGTTAAGCAGAGCTTGAGCAGCATTGCAAAACCTGGATTAGAGAAAACAGGTATTACGCAATGGGATTTCGATACGTTACCGAAAGAGTACGTTAGTAAACAAAGTGGCTTTAATGTTAAAGCGTATCCGGCATTAGTCCCAGAGAAGAGTTCGGTGGCGATCAAGTTATTCGACAAGCCACATATAGCCGAATCTTCTCATCAGCTTGGTTTACGGCAACTAATATCATTATCTATACCATCTCCCATTAAGTACTTGCATGCAAAGTTACCTAACAAAGCGAAGCTGGGATTATATTTTAATCCGTTTGGTAGAATCGATGCGCTTATTGACGATGTCATTGCCGCAGCGATTGATGAGCTCATTAAACAATATCAGTCGCAACACGAAGAGATCCGCACTGCGCTAGATTTTGAGGCATGTTGTACCTATGTGCGCAGTGACATAAATGATCATGTATTAGCCATCGCGCAAAAAGTTGAAGTGGGTCTGACCAAGGCGCACCAAATTAAGAAAAAAATGAAAGGCAATGTGCCATTGAGTATGATTAATGCCTATGGTGATATTAAACAGCATCTAGATAGTCTAGTTTTTAGTGGATTTGTCAGCGATATCGGTTCAGAACGTTTAAATGATTGGCAGCGTTATATTGAAGGCATCGCTAGGCGTATTGAAAAACTGCCAATAGACCCTACGAAAGATCGACTTCATCAACTTAACGTTGAAAAGGTTCAGCAAGCCTACACCAATCGACTACAAAAAATTCCCGCCGGTGTGCCCTTGCCACAAGAATTAGCTGAGGTGCGATGGATGATTGAAGAGCTTCGTGTCTCATTTTTTGCGCAGCAATTGGGTACAGCAATGCCTATTTCTACTAAGCGCATTATTAATCAACTAGAAGCAGCCACTTGA
- a CDS encoding PilZ domain-containing protein, whose amino-acid sequence MLGYNDKRNFFRMMVNSACEIVVNDDESSRTLPAVCKDISATGMSFEVDEQSVEIGTMVDVYIESTNSQIPSLSAKARVVRSECSEDKTCIIGVEITEMN is encoded by the coding sequence ATGTTAGGCTACAACGACAAACGTAATTTTTTTCGTATGATGGTAAATTCAGCGTGCGAAATAGTGGTAAACGACGATGAGTCGAGTCGCACATTACCAGCGGTATGCAAGGATATTAGCGCCACTGGTATGTCATTCGAAGTAGACGAACAGTCAGTAGAGATTGGAACAATGGTCGATGTATATATTGAATCAACCAACAGCCAAATACCTTCTTTATCTGCTAAAGCCCGTGTAGTTCGTTCTGAATGCAGCGAAGACAAGACCTGTATTATTGGTGTTGAAATTACAGAAATGAATTAA